A window from Chromatiaceae bacterium encodes these proteins:
- a CDS encoding phosphomannomutase — MAISDLMALSGVGFGTSGARGLADAMTDRVCYLYTVGFLQYLEKAGAIHPGDAVALAGDHRPSTPRILLAAARAIGDLGYQPLHCGNIPSPAVAHYALGERIASMMVTGSHIPDDRNGIKFNTPYGEVLKSDEAGIRDQIVAVPLSLFDDKGCFIVPAEPLPVDGTAYRRYVARYLDLFPAQALAGMRVLVYEHSSVAARALTEIFGGLGADVVRRGYSEAFVPVDTEAVRAEDIALAREWAAAERFDLLVSTDGDGDRPLVADETGTWLRGDIAGIFTAHFLDADAVVTPVSSNSALEASGWFGRTLRTRIGSPYVIEGMMQAAEEGARRVVGYEANGGFLTMTPLDIDGRTLGALPTRDAVIVALAVPLLARRNGVPVSQLAQLLPARFTASERLKNFPTELSTRRIAELAAAPEAIERQFPDQGPVRRIDLTDGLRVTFANDEIVHLRPSGNAPELRCYCEAESSGRAQRLNAECLDILEAWRE, encoded by the coding sequence ATCGCCATCTCTGATCTGATGGCGCTGAGCGGCGTCGGATTCGGCACCAGCGGGGCGCGGGGTCTGGCGGATGCCATGACGGATCGTGTCTGTTACCTGTACACCGTAGGTTTCCTGCAATACCTCGAAAAGGCCGGCGCCATTCATCCCGGTGACGCCGTCGCGCTGGCGGGCGATCACAGGCCAAGTACGCCGCGAATACTGCTGGCTGCCGCGCGGGCGATTGGCGATCTGGGATACCAGCCGTTGCATTGCGGGAATATCCCGAGCCCGGCAGTGGCGCACTATGCGCTCGGTGAACGCATCGCCAGCATGATGGTGACCGGCAGTCATATCCCCGACGACCGCAATGGGATCAAGTTCAACACGCCATACGGCGAGGTGCTCAAGTCCGATGAGGCCGGCATCCGCGATCAGATCGTTGCGGTGCCGCTCAGCCTGTTCGACGACAAGGGATGCTTCATAGTCCCGGCCGAACCATTGCCGGTAGACGGCACCGCTTATCGTCGCTACGTGGCGCGTTACCTCGACCTGTTTCCCGCCCAGGCATTGGCCGGCATGCGGGTCCTGGTCTACGAGCATTCGAGTGTGGCGGCACGCGCACTCACCGAGATCTTCGGCGGTCTCGGCGCGGATGTCGTGCGCCGTGGTTATTCCGAAGCCTTCGTCCCGGTCGATACCGAGGCGGTGCGCGCCGAGGATATCGCGCTTGCCAGGGAATGGGCGGCCGCGGAGCGCTTCGACCTGCTGGTGTCGACCGATGGTGACGGCGACCGTCCCCTGGTGGCGGATGAGACCGGCACCTGGCTGCGCGGTGACATCGCCGGTATCTTCACCGCGCATTTCCTCGACGCCGATGCGGTGGTGACGCCCGTGAGCAGCAACAGCGCGCTCGAGGCATCGGGCTGGTTCGGCCGTACCCTGCGTACCCGCATCGGTTCGCCGTACGTGATCGAGGGGATGATGCAGGCGGCCGAAGAGGGCGCGCGGCGGGTCGTCGGTTATGAGGCCAATGGTGGATTCCTGACGATGACACCCTTGGACATCGACGGCCGAACGCTGGGCGCGCTGCCGACCCGTGATGCAGTGATCGTCGCGCTGGCCGTGCCGCTGTTGGCGCGTCGCAACGGTGTTCCGGTCTCGCAGCTCGCGCAGCTGTTGCCCGCGCGCTTCACCGCCAGTGAACGTCTCAAGAATTTTCCCACCGAACTCAGCACGCGGCGCATCGCCGAACTGGCCGCCGCCCCCGAGGCGATCGAACGGCAGTTTCCGGATCAGGGCCCGGTGAGGCGCATCGACCTGACCGATGGACTGCGTGTGACGTTCGCCAATGACGAGATCGTCCATCTGCGGCCTTCGGGTAACGCCCCGGAGTTGCGCTGTTATTGCGAGGCGGAGAGCAGCGGCCGCGCACAGCGCCTCAATGCAGAGTGCCTCGACATTCTCGAGGCCTGGCGCGAGTAA